The following proteins are co-located in the Candidatus Sulfotelmatobacter sp. genome:
- the crcB gene encoding fluoride efflux transporter CrcB: MTLQNGLLVAAGGAIGSVLRYAVALLAIGRWGPGFPWGTLIVNVVGCFAIGAIAELATDGLLGMSPNARLFLATGICGGFTTFSSFGLDALQLTRAGALAGAFAYVAGSLILGLAAVYAGVVAARLVVPHP; encoded by the coding sequence GTGACCCTCCAGAACGGGCTGCTGGTCGCCGCGGGGGGTGCGATCGGCTCGGTGCTGCGCTACGCGGTCGCGCTGCTGGCGATCGGCCGCTGGGGGCCGGGCTTCCCGTGGGGCACGCTGATCGTCAACGTGGTCGGCTGCTTCGCCATCGGCGCGATCGCCGAGCTGGCAACCGATGGCCTCCTCGGGATGTCGCCGAACGCCCGCCTGTTCCTGGCGACCGGCATCTGCGGCGGCTTCACCACCTTCTCGAGCTTCGGCTTGGACGCGCTCCAGCTGACCCGGGCCGGAGCACTGGCCGGTGCTTTCGCCTACGTGGCCGGCTCGCTGATCCTGGGCCTAGCCGCCGTCTACGCCGGCGTCGTCGCCGCCCGCCTGGTCGTCCCGCACCCCTGA
- a CDS encoding alpha/beta hydrolase domain-containing protein, producing MHPSAFRLAVILAATLGVVPAACGGSGTTPPRNLPTPNPALALKSRVVSMTVLGQLPVGTFNGVPYVKTYGVISGIIDPKEAVVNIGSQPKDANGMVDYTTQYEIIAPAAGSAPDTVILVDAENRSSAISLGSLNQSPASTGGTSPDGQMWATGMGNGFLQNNATAYGRVQWQSSATTNGDNTSIPANAQGEGLVVERDFGRMLAGTTAAPTVTGATYTPPTFATRIFTGISQSAWTVNTLLAEGFNVDPTNLKAVFQGMIPIDGTGNWLAINNLGAAAGAPMGAYLDPNANAGASPLSAAQLLSRPGSDPFYIDVANYTDFYRVFASLSDSPTSIANYRRYDWPGPHGASAVPAAASGAGVFAPNPAVTQGGACDAGVSVATNPIGYQPYFRAIFLELEKQLGVAAASSAPSLPASTYFTLTSAPSVQTTVVNGATLNTFNDSIGATLQVPALDANMWPQGGVRTPDEMFPLGQPTEIASDGAQEVSLPPALTNSISDTCGNTGVFNVFSSSQLTTLYGNQANYVAQYDTQVKALIAAGYVLASDETYMDTTAGTLFGYAVNGPPYNGGTNF from the coding sequence TTGCATCCCTCGGCTTTTCGGCTCGCGGTCATTTTGGCCGCGACCCTTGGTGTCGTTCCGGCCGCGTGCGGCGGCTCGGGCACGACGCCGCCGCGTAACCTTCCCACCCCGAACCCGGCACTGGCTCTCAAATCGCGCGTCGTCTCGATGACGGTTCTGGGGCAACTGCCGGTCGGCACGTTCAACGGCGTCCCGTACGTCAAGACGTACGGCGTCATCAGCGGCATCATCGATCCGAAAGAAGCGGTCGTGAACATCGGTTCGCAGCCGAAGGACGCGAACGGGATGGTCGACTACACGACACAGTACGAGATCATCGCGCCCGCCGCCGGCTCGGCGCCGGACACCGTGATCCTCGTCGACGCCGAGAACCGCAGCTCCGCGATCTCGCTCGGCAGCCTCAACCAGAGCCCGGCTTCGACCGGCGGCACTTCACCGGACGGCCAGATGTGGGCGACCGGGATGGGCAACGGCTTCTTGCAGAACAACGCGACGGCGTACGGCCGCGTGCAGTGGCAGAGCAGCGCGACGACCAACGGCGACAACACCTCGATCCCCGCCAACGCGCAGGGTGAAGGGCTGGTCGTCGAGCGCGACTTCGGCCGCATGTTGGCCGGCACCACCGCGGCGCCGACCGTCACCGGCGCGACCTATACGCCGCCGACGTTCGCGACGCGCATCTTCACCGGCATCAGCCAGAGTGCATGGACCGTCAACACGCTGCTCGCCGAGGGTTTCAACGTCGATCCGACCAACCTCAAGGCCGTCTTCCAGGGCATGATCCCGATCGACGGGACCGGGAATTGGCTCGCGATCAACAACTTGGGCGCCGCGGCGGGCGCGCCGATGGGAGCGTACCTCGATCCCAACGCGAACGCGGGCGCGTCGCCGCTGAGCGCGGCACAGTTGCTCAGCCGGCCCGGCAGCGATCCGTTCTACATCGACGTCGCGAACTACACCGACTTCTATCGCGTGTTCGCCAGCTTGAGCGACTCGCCGACGTCGATCGCGAACTATCGCCGCTACGACTGGCCCGGGCCGCACGGCGCCAGCGCCGTTCCGGCCGCCGCCAGCGGCGCCGGCGTGTTCGCGCCCAACCCGGCCGTCACGCAAGGCGGCGCGTGCGACGCCGGCGTCTCGGTCGCGACCAACCCGATCGGCTATCAGCCGTACTTCCGCGCGATCTTCCTCGAGTTGGAGAAACAGCTCGGCGTCGCCGCAGCGAGCAGCGCGCCGTCGCTGCCGGCGAGCACGTACTTCACGCTGACCAGCGCGCCGAGCGTGCAGACGACGGTCGTCAACGGCGCGACGCTGAACACGTTCAACGACTCGATCGGGGCCACGCTTCAAGTCCCGGCGCTGGACGCGAACATGTGGCCGCAGGGCGGCGTGCGCACGCCCGACGAGATGTTCCCGCTCGGGCAGCCGACCGAGATCGCTTCCGACGGCGCCCAGGAAGTCTCGCTGCCGCCGGCGCTGACCAACAGCATCTCCGACACCTGTGGGAACACCGGCGTCTTCAACGTCTTCAGCAGCTCGCAGCTGACCACGCTGTACGGCAACCAGGCCAACTACGTCGCCCAGTACGACACGCAGGTCAAGGCGCTGATCGCGGCCGGGTACGTCCTCGCCTCCGACGAGACGTACATGGACACGACCGCCGGGACCCTGTTCGGGTACGCGGTGAACGGGCCGCCGTATAACGGGGGGACCAACTTCTAG
- a CDS encoding GGDEF domain-containing protein produces MYGIVRAASLMAAVVVAVLCGPAAVRALLPADLAFLTGAGVVALALGMIRPPAAHFERSLRPTPESDRVGLLIPVLIAVLAVEGWFWAAVLNVVASLVRIDGLRRRSLSDRILTSALRFPGWWAAGLVAAPLRGVVSTTPTLSALGIFVGIATAAALLIDLLWIDPLTAARQGRSLLRVWQRHLADRGTVLTALAEAGWGYVVARVFLGDGALLGIGTMIPLLVFAVVLVRFARANARLHRLTISRAAVDAMLRASDPQPQMRSLLESVDPRIVRESVEIAAFGRGGGDQWTRLVRFGPPVTPEVERRGGRVLLELQVTGEDVVVEHYDEGSVQVYAARDGENRLRGALLVYRSPQHAPLVSPREFERAAAELGPLLGEYGAITATRTAATIDTLTGLANRRGVSRAFDEAMAYVRGGGRYAVLLLDVDHFKSINDLLGHQAGDRVLAQIGKVIADNIRGVDVAGRFGGEEFLVLLRDASRERAMHVAERLREAIESGGFAYADGKPVTVSVGVAYARPVDGTADVVERADRALYRAKNAGRNRVVESPLLAV; encoded by the coding sequence GTGTACGGTATCGTCCGCGCGGCCTCGCTCATGGCAGCGGTGGTCGTGGCCGTGCTATGCGGTCCGGCGGCGGTGCGCGCGCTGCTGCCGGCCGATCTCGCGTTCCTGACCGGGGCCGGCGTCGTCGCCTTGGCGCTCGGCATGATCCGTCCGCCGGCCGCGCACTTCGAACGCAGCCTGCGTCCGACGCCCGAGAGCGATCGGGTCGGCCTGCTGATCCCGGTGCTGATCGCGGTGCTGGCGGTCGAGGGCTGGTTCTGGGCGGCCGTGCTCAACGTCGTCGCCAGCCTGGTCCGCATCGACGGGCTGCGGCGCCGCTCGCTGAGCGACCGGATCCTGACCTCGGCGCTGCGTTTTCCCGGCTGGTGGGCGGCCGGGCTCGTCGCGGCGCCGCTGCGCGGCGTCGTGTCGACCACCCCGACGCTAAGCGCGCTGGGCATCTTCGTCGGGATCGCGACCGCCGCGGCGCTGCTGATCGACCTGCTCTGGATCGACCCGCTGACCGCCGCGCGCCAAGGCCGCTCGCTGCTGCGCGTCTGGCAGCGGCACCTGGCCGACCGCGGCACGGTGCTGACCGCGCTCGCGGAAGCGGGATGGGGGTACGTGGTCGCGCGCGTGTTCCTCGGCGACGGCGCGCTGCTGGGGATCGGGACGATGATCCCGCTGCTCGTGTTCGCGGTCGTGCTGGTGCGCTTCGCGCGCGCGAACGCGCGGCTGCACCGGTTGACGATCTCGCGCGCGGCGGTCGACGCGATGCTGCGCGCCAGCGACCCGCAGCCGCAGATGCGCTCGCTGCTCGAGAGCGTCGATCCGCGCATCGTGCGCGAGTCGGTCGAGATCGCGGCGTTCGGGCGCGGCGGCGGCGATCAGTGGACCCGGTTGGTGCGGTTCGGACCGCCGGTCACGCCCGAAGTCGAACGGCGCGGCGGCCGCGTGCTGCTCGAGCTGCAGGTGACCGGCGAGGACGTCGTCGTCGAGCACTACGACGAGGGCAGCGTCCAGGTCTACGCCGCGCGCGACGGCGAGAACCGCCTGCGCGGCGCGCTGCTGGTGTACCGTTCACCGCAGCACGCGCCGCTGGTCTCGCCGCGCGAGTTCGAGCGCGCCGCGGCGGAGCTAGGCCCGTTGCTCGGCGAGTACGGCGCGATCACCGCCACCCGCACCGCCGCGACGATCGACACGCTGACCGGCCTGGCCAACCGGCGCGGCGTCTCGCGCGCCTTCGACGAGGCGATGGCGTACGTGCGCGGCGGCGGCCGCTACGCGGTGCTGCTGCTCGACGTCGATCACTTCAAGTCGATCAACGACCTGCTCGGCCATCAAGCCGGCGACCGCGTCTTGGCGCAGATCGGAAAGGTCATCGCCGACAACATCCGCGGCGTCGACGTCGCCGGCCGCTTCGGCGGCGAGGAGTTCCTGGTGCTGCTGCGCGACGCCTCGCGCGAGCGCGCGATGCACGTCGCCGAGCGGCTGCGCGAAGCGATCGAGAGCGGCGGCTTCGCGTACGCCGACGGCAAGCCGGTCACGGTCTCGGTCGGCGTGGCCTACGCGCGGCCGGTCGACGGGACGGCGGACGTCGTCGAGCGCGCGGATCGGGCGCTCTATCGGGCGAAGAACGCGGGGCGCAATCGCGTCGTCGAATCCCCACTGCTCGCCGTCTGA
- a CDS encoding DUF6582 domain-containing protein produces MRATWRPHEKHGRLTTQSDLPDSVYAFPKQRKEPLTDARHVRNAIARLDQVEGVSAADRDLAFANIKKAAKHYDVDLSETSAADVGVRPHSARAKRAAVAGRARARKAAGTTRKKATSTRKKTTATRKKATSTRKKATSTRKKTATRKKATAARKKTTRKKTTRRKA; encoded by the coding sequence ATGCGAGCGACATGGCGTCCCCACGAAAAGCACGGGCGGCTCACGACGCAGAGCGATTTGCCCGACAGCGTCTACGCGTTTCCGAAGCAGCGCAAAGAGCCGCTGACCGACGCGCGGCACGTCCGCAACGCGATCGCCCGGCTCGACCAGGTCGAAGGCGTCTCGGCGGCCGATCGTGACCTGGCCTTCGCCAACATCAAGAAGGCTGCCAAGCACTACGACGTCGACCTGAGCGAGACGTCGGCCGCGGACGTCGGCGTGCGGCCTCATAGCGCCCGCGCCAAGCGAGCCGCCGTCGCCGGCCGGGCCCGCGCGCGCAAAGCCGCCGGAACGACCCGCAAGAAGGCGACCTCGACCCGCAAGAAGACCACGGCCACCCGCAAGAAAGCGACGTCCACCCGCAAGAAGGCGACGTCCACCCGCAAGAAGACCGCGACGCGCAAGAAAGCGACGGCGGCGCGCAAGAAGACGACCCGCAAGAAAACCACCCGCCGCAAGGCGTAG
- a CDS encoding TRAP transporter substrate-binding protein: MTRSKTAPTRKTFLAGAAGTFASIAFVRAPARAAQFTLKWAHAVQLNHPLHVNAVLVKNAVAKRSNGRLAIEIYPNNVLGGDPAMLSQVRTGAIQLYSGYGGIYAAVAPLAGIEGIGFAFHDQPQALAAFDGQLGALVRAEMDEKGPFHTFARPWVNGFRQVTTSTKPIRVVGDMAGLKIRTPPTHIWTDMFSALGAAPTPIAASEMYTALQTHVVDAQENPFTILETYRLFEVQKYISVTNHMWSNFWVVANAQAWQSLPPDLQTILHEEIDAKALTNRRDMQLSEASLADKLVRRGMVLNRVEVGPFRARLASAGFYAKEKVAFGDAAWTALERSVGYLG; encoded by the coding sequence ATGACCCGATCTAAGACCGCACCGACTCGTAAGACCTTCCTGGCCGGTGCCGCCGGAACGTTCGCGTCGATCGCGTTCGTCCGGGCGCCAGCCAGGGCTGCGCAGTTCACCCTCAAGTGGGCACACGCGGTCCAGCTGAACCATCCGCTGCACGTCAACGCGGTGCTGGTGAAGAACGCGGTCGCCAAACGCTCGAACGGGCGCCTGGCGATCGAGATCTATCCGAACAACGTCCTGGGCGGCGATCCGGCGATGCTCTCGCAGGTGCGCACCGGCGCGATCCAGCTCTACTCCGGCTACGGGGGGATCTACGCCGCCGTCGCGCCGCTGGCCGGGATCGAAGGGATCGGCTTCGCCTTCCACGACCAACCGCAGGCGCTGGCCGCCTTCGACGGCCAGCTCGGCGCGCTCGTGCGCGCGGAGATGGACGAAAAAGGGCCGTTCCACACGTTCGCGCGGCCGTGGGTCAACGGCTTCCGCCAGGTGACGACCTCGACCAAACCGATACGCGTCGTCGGCGACATGGCCGGCTTGAAGATCCGCACGCCGCCCACGCACATCTGGACCGACATGTTCTCGGCGCTCGGCGCGGCGCCGACGCCGATCGCGGCCAGCGAGATGTACACCGCGCTGCAGACGCACGTCGTCGACGCGCAAGAGAATCCGTTCACGATCTTGGAGACCTACCGGCTCTTCGAGGTCCAGAAATACATCTCGGTGACCAACCACATGTGGTCGAACTTCTGGGTTGTCGCCAACGCGCAGGCCTGGCAGTCGTTGCCGCCCGACTTGCAGACGATCTTGCACGAAGAGATCGACGCCAAGGCGCTCACCAACCGGCGCGACATGCAGCTTTCCGAGGCCAGCCTGGCCGACAAGCTCGTGCGGCGCGGAATGGTCCTCAACCGCGTCGAGGTCGGGCCGTTCCGTGCCCGGCTCGCGAGTGCCGGCTTCTACGCCAAGGAAAAAGTCGCGTTCGGCGATGCCGCGTGGACCGCGCTCGAGCGCAGCGTGGGCTACTTGGGCTGA